The following proteins are encoded in a genomic region of Cyclonatronum proteinivorum:
- a CDS encoding glycosyltransferase, translating into MTTSSTVLILASSRSVHTLRWATGMQKLGWQIQLLTADPDEPHDYGSIPVHRLKHSGRFTYLRSVGLLRKLHKKINPSLVHAFYATNYGLLAVLARVRPLLLSVMGTDVFSYPQKSYFHLMGTSAILKRADCVAATSQVMVRRVKWFRGGPESVVHTPFGVDLSRFKPDPQAQTQDESRPFRIVSVRHLEYKYGLDVLIEAAALIHRQHSWLRFSLDMYGEGAERAALEAQIEANGLTGIARLPGPLEPERIPEVLQRADVAVVPSREESFGVAVLEASACGLPVIGSKVGGIPEVLKEGETGLLFPRQNVAALESCLLRIASEPYTRQRFGVAGRRFVEATYSEDACLQRMHALYTQLTQ; encoded by the coding sequence ATGACAACCTCATCCACTGTACTGATTTTAGCCTCCTCCCGTTCGGTGCATACCCTGCGCTGGGCTACGGGCATGCAGAAATTGGGCTGGCAGATACAGCTGCTCACCGCCGATCCCGATGAGCCCCATGACTACGGCAGTATTCCGGTGCACCGCCTGAAACACAGCGGCAGATTTACCTACCTGCGCTCTGTGGGCCTTCTCCGTAAGCTTCACAAAAAAATCAACCCATCGCTGGTACATGCTTTTTATGCGACGAATTACGGACTGCTTGCTGTGCTTGCCCGTGTACGGCCGCTCCTTTTATCTGTGATGGGCACCGATGTATTCAGCTATCCGCAGAAAAGCTATTTTCATTTGATGGGGACCTCAGCCATACTGAAGCGGGCCGATTGCGTGGCGGCAACGAGTCAGGTCATGGTCCGGCGGGTGAAGTGGTTCAGGGGAGGTCCGGAATCTGTAGTCCATACACCGTTTGGGGTGGACCTGTCGCGGTTTAAGCCTGATCCGCAAGCTCAGACGCAGGATGAAAGCCGGCCCTTCCGGATTGTAAGCGTGCGGCACCTCGAATACAAGTACGGCCTTGATGTGCTGATCGAGGCCGCTGCCCTGATTCACAGGCAGCACTCGTGGCTGCGCTTCAGCCTTGATATGTACGGGGAAGGGGCGGAGCGCGCCGCACTCGAAGCGCAGATCGAAGCCAATGGCCTGACCGGCATTGCACGCTTGCCCGGACCGCTGGAACCTGAGCGGATACCCGAAGTATTGCAGCGGGCAGATGTTGCCGTAGTTCCGAGCCGCGAAGAGAGCTTTGGGGTTGCTGTGCTCGAAGCTTCCGCCTGCGGACTGCCTGTTATCGGAAGCAAGGTGGGCGGCATACCGGAAGTCCTCAAAGAAGGGGAGACCGGACTGCTGTTTCCCAGGCAAAATGTTGCGGCGCTCGAAAGCTGCCTGCTGCGCATAGCTTCTGAACCCTACACCCGACAGCGGTTTGGCGTTGCGGGCCGTCGTTTTGTGGAAGCTACCTACAGTGAAGACGCCTGCCTGCAGCGCATGCACGCCCTTTACACCCAACTAACCCAGTGA
- the recF gene encoding DNA replication/repair protein RecF (All proteins in this family for which functions are known are DNA-binding proteins that assist the filamentation of RecA onto DNA for the initiation of recombination or recombinational repair.), which produces MIVNSITLQNFRNHEDSKVDFAPGINLITGRNGMGKTNLIDAIHYLCMSRSFATASDMYVVKQGSSGFFIEARLSGSIRASFRVTCTYTRGDGKKFLVNDSPLERLSDLIGLVPVVVLSPDDKRLTNEGPAERRSFLDAMISQVYRSYLTDLLEYRRIIRQRNRLLSMRGIRPDMLQIQLEPWNQQLAKAGAKIIARRRTVLARFSEFLEESYARISGIGLKPSFRYKTIANLPEEASEDEIADIFAGLIDENLEKETERQMTLSGPHRDDLILYLDEMELRKFGSQGQHRLFALALKMAQLAYFSDVLDDLPVFLLDDVFGDLDPAKVSILADMLNAHKGQAFITAANQAPFEGLIPFDTAQNRHFTVTEGPLIHISQPQPESDASDDDDDVHLPDE; this is translated from the coding sequence ATGATCGTTAACAGCATTACGCTGCAGAACTTCCGCAATCATGAAGACAGCAAGGTAGATTTTGCGCCGGGCATTAACCTGATAACCGGGCGAAATGGCATGGGGAAAACCAATCTCATTGACGCGATTCACTATTTGTGTATGAGCCGGAGTTTTGCCACCGCTTCCGACATGTATGTCGTAAAGCAGGGCAGCTCCGGCTTTTTTATTGAAGCCCGGTTAAGCGGCAGTATTCGCGCTTCCTTTCGGGTTACGTGTACCTACACCCGTGGCGACGGCAAAAAGTTTCTGGTAAACGACAGCCCGCTCGAGCGGCTTTCTGACCTTATCGGTCTGGTGCCGGTTGTCGTGCTTTCGCCCGATGACAAACGCCTCACCAACGAAGGCCCGGCTGAGCGCCGCTCGTTTCTGGATGCGATGATTAGTCAGGTTTACCGCTCCTATCTTACGGACCTCCTCGAGTACCGCCGAATCATCAGGCAGCGCAACCGCCTCCTCTCCATGCGGGGGATCAGGCCCGATATGCTGCAGATTCAGCTCGAACCCTGGAATCAGCAGCTCGCTAAAGCGGGCGCTAAAATTATTGCCCGCCGCCGCACCGTGCTTGCACGCTTTTCCGAATTCCTGGAAGAAAGCTACGCCCGGATTTCCGGTATAGGCCTGAAACCATCCTTCCGGTATAAAACCATTGCGAATTTGCCTGAAGAGGCTTCGGAAGATGAAATTGCCGATATTTTTGCCGGACTGATAGACGAAAATCTCGAAAAAGAAACGGAGCGTCAGATGACCTTATCCGGACCTCACCGGGACGACCTCATTCTCTATCTTGATGAGATGGAGCTTCGCAAGTTCGGCTCGCAGGGTCAGCACCGGCTTTTTGCCCTTGCCCTCAAAATGGCACAGCTCGCGTATTTCAGCGATGTACTCGATGACCTGCCAGTATTTTTGCTGGATGATGTTTTTGGTGACCTTGACCCCGCAAAGGTTAGCATTCTGGCAGACATGCTGAATGCGCATAAAGGGCAGGCCTTTATTACGGCTGCCAATCAGGCACCATTTGAAGGCCTTATTCCGTTTGATACAGCCCAAAACCGGCATTTTACCGTCACAGAAGGCCCCCTCATCCATATATCACAGCCACAGCCTGAGTCTGATGCTTCTGATGATGATGATGATGTACATTTGCCGGATGAATAA
- a CDS encoding flippase, producing the protein MPQTGSCRLKLTYSTRQIFASSAWVAAYRMVRMVAAFGVAVWVARYLGPEQYGMLSYAVALVVLVMGITGPGLKDVVTRQLDAFPLRRAATIHAAFRLMLLLNAAMLLAALVLILLLRPDTPVLWLITGIIAIGNLFRAFEAYELWYHFRLKMSSTVLVQAASFFSFAFIKLWIIWWDGGLIWISVATGAELVGSAFGFWLLYQKDPPETQAPQTGGRFQLEKLIFRKSLPVMGGLLFMTLLFKADQLMLGRLSGDAEVGFYAIAAQFSEYWLYLAAALVLASYPNLLESRKQSEARFGRELSSLIVRLFYGALAITLVVSLTGEWLIGFFLGDAFAPSAEMLRIHIWAVVFIFMIEMLKKYYVIEHQLTAYIKISATAALLNIGLNFWLIPLYGGIGAAWATVAAYSAAGYGLLWLFPETRTVARLITNAVLFRST; encoded by the coding sequence ATACCTCAAACCGGTAGCTGTCGTCTGAAACTCACGTATTCCACCCGACAAATTTTTGCGTCATCGGCCTGGGTCGCTGCCTATCGCATGGTGCGGATGGTGGCGGCATTTGGGGTAGCTGTATGGGTAGCCCGCTACCTTGGCCCGGAACAATACGGGATGCTCAGCTACGCCGTCGCGCTGGTGGTGCTGGTAATGGGAATTACGGGGCCTGGCCTGAAAGATGTGGTAACCCGTCAGCTTGATGCGTTTCCGTTGCGACGTGCAGCTACGATTCATGCTGCCTTCCGGCTCATGCTGCTGCTTAACGCAGCCATGCTGCTCGCCGCCCTTGTTCTGATCCTGCTGCTGCGCCCGGATACGCCGGTGCTTTGGCTGATTACCGGTATTATTGCCATAGGAAACCTGTTCCGGGCTTTTGAAGCCTACGAACTCTGGTACCATTTCCGGCTTAAAATGAGTAGCACGGTGCTGGTTCAGGCGGCTTCATTTTTCAGCTTTGCTTTCATCAAACTCTGGATCATCTGGTGGGATGGCGGCCTGATCTGGATATCCGTTGCAACAGGAGCCGAGCTGGTAGGCTCCGCCTTTGGCTTTTGGCTGCTCTATCAAAAAGATCCCCCGGAAACGCAGGCTCCGCAAACGGGCGGACGCTTTCAGCTTGAAAAACTGATTTTCAGAAAATCTTTACCGGTGATGGGCGGCCTGCTGTTTATGACCCTGCTGTTTAAAGCGGATCAGCTCATGCTGGGCCGGCTTTCCGGGGATGCCGAAGTCGGGTTTTATGCCATTGCAGCGCAGTTTTCCGAATACTGGCTTTACCTTGCGGCGGCACTCGTACTGGCTTCCTATCCCAATCTGCTCGAATCCCGCAAGCAAAGTGAAGCGCGTTTCGGGCGGGAGCTTTCTTCCCTCATCGTGCGTCTTTTCTACGGCGCCCTTGCCATCACGCTGGTCGTGAGCCTGACCGGGGAGTGGCTGATCGGCTTTTTTTTAGGGGATGCGTTTGCACCATCGGCCGAAATGTTGCGCATTCACATCTGGGCCGTCGTGTTTATTTTTATGATTGAGATGCTCAAAAAGTATTATGTTATTGAACATCAGCTCACCGCTTACATCAAGATTTCTGCCACTGCTGCGCTGCTCAATATAGGGCTCAATTTTTGGCTCATACCGCTTTACGGCGGCATTGGGGCCGCATGGGCTACGGTTGCGGCATACAGCGCAGCCGGATACGGCCTGCTCTGGCTGTTTCCGGAAACCCGTACGGTCGCGCGCCTGATTACCAACGCTGTATTATTTCGGTCAACATGA
- a CDS encoding RNA recognition motif domain-containing protein, with protein MNIYVGNLSWDATEKDLETLFGYFGDVKNAVIIKERKTGRSKGFGFVDLEDDEKALIAIEKLNNTMFMDRAIVVNEARPKSDSDSESVSDSDSD; from the coding sequence ATGAACATTTATGTAGGAAACCTCTCCTGGGACGCAACTGAAAAAGACCTTGAAACCTTATTTGGTTATTTTGGCGACGTAAAAAACGCCGTCATCATCAAAGAACGAAAAACCGGCCGCTCCAAAGGGTTTGGTTTTGTGGATCTGGAAGATGACGAAAAAGCCCTCATAGCCATCGAAAAACTCAACAACACCATGTTTATGGACCGGGCCATTGTAGTAAATGAAGCCCGTCCGAAAAGTGATTCTGATTCAGAGTCAGTTTCAGATTCTGATTCTGACTGA
- a CDS encoding metallophosphoesterase family protein — protein MLLAVISDLHANLQATEATLEELDRIGPDRVICLGDLIGYGPNPEEVVNLIRERGYETVKGNHDAVVNGAMSFKFFREPNQTLLKKSVEMLSPENKSWLGGLPMTIESDNWIAAHAHPLEPGKWGYLDSVLKCHELLRQVSHDIVFVGHTHIGGIVANEFGVFGLKEGYKYVINPGSVGQSRDKDYRASFLTIDLSANTHEFIRVKYDIKETLKAYDRLGIKSSHARFLMQLR, from the coding sequence ATGCTATTAGCTGTTATTTCAGATTTACACGCAAACCTTCAGGCAACAGAAGCCACGCTTGAGGAACTTGACCGCATTGGCCCTGATCGGGTGATTTGCTTAGGAGATTTAATTGGGTATGGCCCAAACCCTGAAGAGGTTGTTAACCTGATTCGGGAGCGCGGGTATGAAACCGTGAAAGGAAATCATGACGCCGTTGTTAATGGAGCGATGTCGTTCAAATTTTTTAGGGAACCGAATCAGACCCTCCTGAAAAAATCTGTAGAAATGCTGTCCCCGGAAAACAAATCATGGCTTGGCGGACTTCCGATGACGATTGAGTCGGACAACTGGATTGCAGCACACGCACACCCGCTTGAACCTGGTAAATGGGGATATCTTGACAGCGTACTGAAGTGCCATGAGTTGCTGCGTCAGGTTTCACACGATATTGTTTTCGTTGGCCATACCCATATTGGCGGTATCGTGGCCAACGAGTTTGGTGTATTCGGACTAAAGGAAGGATACAAGTATGTGATAAACCCGGGCAGCGTTGGACAATCGCGCGACAAAGATTACCGGGCCTCTTTTCTGACGATTGACTTGAGTGCGAATACGCATGAATTTATTAGGGTGAAATATGACATCAAAGAAACGCTGAAAGCTTATGACCGGCTGGGCATCAAATCTTCGCATGCCCGTTTTCTCATGCAGCTCAGATGA
- a CDS encoding Gfo/Idh/MocA family protein → MKNFALTGVAGYIAPRHLQAIYDTGNRLVAAVDVHDSVGILDRYFPGASFFTQFERYDRHAEKLRFAGHPDKIDLVSICSPNYLHDAHIRHALRIGADALCEKPLVLNPWNLDALEEMEREYEKKVFNILQLRVHPSLIALKKELLHNPPRKRPSVRLSYITSRGLWYHYSWKGDISKSGGIGTNIGIHFFDMLMWFFGRPRQSHVHLREPNRMGGYLELEDADVSWYLSLDRNDLPPSAAEKGQPTFRSITIDGKELEFSGGFTDLHTRVYEETLTGRGFGLNEARPSIELAHHIRTAPLSEKGEKSPFLS, encoded by the coding sequence ATGAAAAATTTCGCCTTAACAGGCGTAGCCGGCTACATTGCTCCCCGTCACCTTCAGGCCATATATGATACCGGAAACCGGCTTGTTGCCGCTGTTGATGTTCACGATTCTGTCGGTATCCTGGATCGCTACTTTCCCGGGGCTTCTTTTTTTACGCAGTTCGAACGGTACGACCGGCATGCCGAAAAACTCAGGTTTGCGGGGCATCCGGATAAAATTGATCTCGTAAGTATTTGTTCTCCCAATTATTTGCATGATGCGCATATCCGGCACGCGCTCCGTATTGGTGCAGACGCGCTGTGCGAAAAGCCGCTGGTGCTGAATCCCTGGAACCTCGACGCGCTGGAAGAAATGGAGCGCGAGTACGAAAAGAAGGTTTTTAATATTTTGCAGCTGCGCGTACATCCTTCTCTGATTGCCCTGAAGAAGGAGCTTCTTCATAACCCGCCCCGCAAAAGACCATCGGTTCGGCTGAGCTACATCACCTCCCGCGGACTGTGGTACCATTACTCCTGGAAAGGGGATATTTCCAAATCCGGCGGAATCGGAACCAATATCGGGATTCATTTTTTTGATATGCTGATGTGGTTCTTTGGAAGGCCGCGTCAGTCGCACGTTCACCTGCGTGAGCCCAACCGTATGGGCGGTTATTTGGAGTTGGAAGATGCAGATGTGAGCTGGTACCTCTCGCTCGACCGCAATGACCTGCCGCCTTCGGCCGCTGAAAAGGGACAGCCCACTTTCCGTTCGATTACCATTGACGGAAAAGAGCTTGAGTTTAGCGGCGGCTTTACTGATTTGCACACGCGGGTATATGAAGAAACCCTGACGGGTCGCGGGTTCGGTTTAAATGAAGCCCGCCCGAGCATTGAGCTGGCCCATCACATCCGTACCGCACCCCTTAGCGAAAAAGGCGAAAAAAGCCCCTTTCTGAGCTGA
- a CDS encoding Crp/Fnr family transcriptional regulator: protein MEPVFFEYIPELNQAPEMRELLLEYGTIRRYEPGDVILEEYSRIRAIPIVTKGTIKVLQTDDDYREMVLYYLQPGESCIMSFLGGIHDEKSKIRAVAEERSELLLISVDNMMKLIREHPMWLNYVFRLYHKRFEELLEVLNAVSFKKMDERLLAYLQRRAEVTGSRVLYITHEQISTELATARVVVSRLLKQMEKEGLVELHRNKLILKS from the coding sequence ATGGAACCCGTTTTTTTTGAATACATTCCGGAATTAAATCAGGCTCCCGAAATGCGGGAGCTGCTGCTCGAATACGGAACCATCCGGCGCTACGAGCCGGGGGATGTCATCCTCGAAGAATACAGCCGGATCCGCGCCATTCCGATCGTGACCAAAGGCACCATTAAGGTGCTGCAAACCGATGATGACTACCGGGAAATGGTGCTTTACTATCTGCAGCCGGGTGAGAGCTGTATCATGTCGTTTTTGGGCGGCATACATGATGAAAAAAGCAAGATTCGCGCAGTCGCAGAAGAGCGAAGCGAGCTGCTGCTGATCTCCGTGGACAATATGATGAAGCTCATCCGGGAGCACCCCATGTGGCTGAACTATGTTTTCAGGCTGTACCACAAGCGTTTTGAAGAGCTGCTGGAAGTCCTCAACGCGGTATCCTTCAAAAAGATGGATGAGCGCCTGCTTGCTTATTTACAGCGCCGGGCCGAAGTTACGGGAAGCCGGGTGCTGTATATCACACACGAGCAAATCAGCACCGAACTCGCTACGGCACGCGTGGTGGTTTCCCGCCTGCTCAAGCAAATGGAAAAGGAAGGCCTGGTAGAGCTGCATCGCAACAAACTGATTCTGAAAAGCTGA
- a CDS encoding ATP-binding protein, with amino-acid sequence MNLQSATSTTSFRVKAFVISLLLLLAIASFVYTQYLIGQIRDNERASTELWAKASAYISVEQYQQSRMQLQRMQQELDAHPLIGQELKNRWNSVLSRVESELSNAGLDFVANEVIINNLFEIPSVVVDQDGRIVHHRNIRDSELDEGLIDRYAGVNEPIIFLVGEGESQEMQMLYYGNSALVSTLRFFPYIQFGLLALFLGLGYASLNSIKRNEQSKLWVGMARESAHQLGTPISSLMGWIELLKESASDNEYMLSVIHELENDVDRLQTIAERFNKIGSEPELKVMRAGPVISHVCSYMSRRLPQLGGKIDFKKDIEMQAKVDLNEQLFSWALENLIKNAFDATDEGYVSVTSVANSGILHIDVEDTGKGIERKLHKEVFSPGFSTKKRGWGLGLSLARRIIEDYHEGKIYIATSNPGSGTRFRIELPVKTEYSILEL; translated from the coding sequence ATGAACCTACAGTCAGCCACTTCCACCACAAGTTTTCGGGTTAAAGCATTTGTTATCAGCCTGTTATTGCTTCTGGCCATTGCTTCTTTTGTGTACACGCAATACCTGATCGGCCAAATACGCGACAACGAACGGGCAAGCACCGAACTCTGGGCCAAAGCTTCGGCCTACATTTCGGTGGAGCAGTATCAGCAGTCGAGAATGCAGCTGCAGCGGATGCAGCAGGAGCTTGATGCACACCCGCTCATCGGGCAGGAACTGAAAAACCGCTGGAACAGCGTCCTAAGCCGTGTGGAATCAGAACTGAGCAATGCCGGACTTGATTTTGTTGCAAACGAAGTGATCATCAATAATTTATTTGAGATACCGTCAGTCGTTGTTGATCAGGACGGTCGGATTGTCCATCACCGTAACATTCGCGACAGCGAACTCGATGAAGGGCTTATTGACCGGTACGCCGGTGTAAATGAGCCCATCATTTTTCTGGTAGGGGAAGGAGAATCACAGGAAATGCAGATGCTGTATTACGGCAACAGCGCACTGGTAAGCACGTTGCGCTTTTTTCCCTACATACAATTTGGGTTGTTAGCACTTTTTCTGGGCCTGGGATATGCCAGCCTCAACAGCATAAAACGTAACGAACAAAGCAAGCTTTGGGTCGGTATGGCCAGGGAATCTGCACATCAGCTGGGAACTCCCATATCAAGCCTGATGGGCTGGATTGAGCTCCTCAAAGAAAGCGCCTCCGATAATGAGTACATGCTGTCCGTTATCCATGAACTCGAAAACGATGTAGACCGGCTGCAGACGATCGCAGAACGTTTTAATAAAATCGGCTCGGAGCCTGAGCTAAAGGTAATGCGCGCAGGACCGGTTATCAGCCATGTTTGCAGCTACATGAGCAGGCGGCTGCCGCAGCTGGGCGGTAAAATTGATTTCAAAAAAGATATCGAAATGCAGGCCAAGGTAGATCTGAACGAGCAGCTGTTCTCCTGGGCATTGGAGAACCTCATAAAAAATGCGTTCGACGCTACAGATGAAGGCTACGTAAGCGTGACCTCAGTGGCAAACAGCGGCATTTTGCACATAGACGTGGAAGACACCGGAAAAGGCATTGAAAGAAAACTGCATAAAGAAGTTTTTAGTCCCGGTTTCAGTACCAAAAAGCGCGGCTGGGGGCTGGGGCTGAGCCTCGCAAGACGCATTATTGAAGACTATCACGAAGGCAAAATTTATATCGCAACTTCGAACCCGGGCAGCGGTACGCGCTTCCGGATTGAACTTCCTGTGAAAACAGAATATTCAATTCTTGAGCTGTAA
- a CDS encoding sigma-70 family RNA polymerase sigma factor → MANLTSAEIQKQQDFNEEMLPHLDAIYNFALRLTADPNDAEDLVQDTIVKAFRFFSSYEKGTNAKAWLFRILKNSYINNYRKKSKQPHQVDYSEVSQYYESVRSEQSETTDLEDLMYREMMDDDVTTALTELPEDFRTVVLLCDVEGFTYEEIANMLDVPIGTIRSRLHRGRNLLRVRLMDYAEKRGFNQD, encoded by the coding sequence ATGGCCAACCTAACAAGTGCTGAAATTCAAAAGCAGCAGGATTTCAATGAGGAGATGCTTCCTCATCTCGATGCTATTTATAATTTCGCGCTGCGACTTACAGCCGATCCCAATGATGCCGAAGACCTCGTACAGGACACTATTGTAAAGGCATTTCGTTTTTTTAGCAGCTATGAAAAGGGTACCAACGCAAAGGCATGGCTTTTCCGGATTCTGAAAAACTCATACATCAACAATTACCGGAAGAAGTCGAAACAACCGCATCAGGTAGATTACTCCGAAGTTTCACAATACTACGAGAGTGTGCGCAGCGAACAGTCCGAAACGACTGACCTCGAAGATCTGATGTACCGGGAAATGATGGATGATGATGTCACAACAGCCCTTACCGAACTCCCGGAAGATTTCCGCACCGTTGTTTTGTTGTGTGATGTTGAAGGTTTCACCTATGAAGAAATTGCCAACATGCTGGATGTCCCCATCGGAACCATTCGCTCCAGACTACACCGGGGCAGAAACCTGCTTCGCGTCAGACTTATGGATTATGCGGAAAAACGCGGTTTCAATCAGGACTAA
- a CDS encoding acyltransferase, giving the protein MRRITKIDDVMIHESAWVDAPCRIGAGTKIWHFCHIQSETTIGTNCVFGQNVNVANGVTIGNSVKIQNNVSVYAGVELEDDVFLGPSCVLTNVTNPRSQVNRRDGYERTLIRRGATVGANATIVCGITLGRYCFVAAGAVVTRSVPDYALMTGNPARLRGWMSRHGHKLSLDKPGDKATCPESGFEYAMQSDGSVRCLSLSEDAPLPAELQTGRLSYRSTDNL; this is encoded by the coding sequence ATGCGCCGTATTACCAAAATTGACGATGTAATGATTCACGAAAGTGCCTGGGTCGATGCCCCCTGCCGTATCGGGGCGGGTACTAAAATCTGGCATTTTTGTCACATTCAGTCGGAGACCACGATTGGGACCAACTGTGTGTTCGGTCAGAATGTGAATGTTGCCAACGGGGTTACCATCGGCAACAGCGTTAAAATCCAGAACAATGTATCGGTTTATGCAGGGGTTGAGCTGGAAGATGATGTCTTTCTGGGGCCGAGCTGCGTGCTCACCAATGTGACCAATCCGCGCTCGCAGGTTAACCGCAGGGACGGGTATGAGCGCACGCTAATCCGGCGCGGGGCAACCGTTGGGGCGAATGCGACCATTGTTTGCGGGATCACCCTCGGGCGCTACTGTTTCGTGGCAGCCGGAGCTGTTGTGACCCGCAGCGTACCCGATTATGCGCTGATGACCGGCAACCCCGCCCGCCTCCGCGGATGGATGAGCCGGCATGGCCACAAGCTCAGCCTGGATAAGCCCGGCGACAAGGCCACCTGTCCTGAGTCCGGTTTCGAATACGCCATGCAGTCCGATGGCAGCGTGAGGTGCCTCAGCCTCAGCGAAGATGCGCCCCTGCCTGCGGAGCTTCAGACCGGCCGGCTGAGCTACCGCAGTACCGATAATCTGTAA
- the eno gene encoding phosphopyruvate hydratase, producing MAIIEDIVARQIFDSRGNPTVEVDVILENGVLGRAAVPSGASTGELEAVELRDGDKDRYHGKGVTKAVENVNDIIADELIGENVLNQVELDELLLELDGTDNKSKLGANALLGVSLAVADAAAGYLEIPFWRYVGGVNAKVLPLPMMNIINGGSHADNNVDFQEFMIMPAGASSLSEAVRMGSEVFHHLKKVLSSKGYNTAVGDEGGFAPNLKSNEEAIEVILKAIENAGYKPQDDMLIALDPAASEFYNKETGLYELKWSSGQKMSSDDLAEYWAGWCSKYPIISIEDGMDESDWEGWKKLTDAIGDKVQLVGDDLFVTNTEILAKGIELGVANSILIKVNQIGTLTETLDAIEMAHKNSYTAVISHRSGETEDTTIADLAVATNAGQIKTGSMSRTDRIAKYNQLIRIEEQLGSQAIFLGHEVFGF from the coding sequence ATGGCGATTATTGAAGACATTGTAGCCCGACAGATTTTTGATTCAAGAGGCAATCCTACTGTAGAAGTAGATGTAATTCTTGAAAATGGTGTTTTGGGTCGCGCGGCGGTACCATCAGGTGCTTCAACCGGCGAGCTCGAAGCTGTTGAGCTCAGAGACGGCGATAAGGACCGTTACCACGGAAAGGGTGTAACAAAAGCGGTCGAAAATGTAAACGACATTATTGCAGATGAACTGATCGGCGAGAACGTGCTGAATCAGGTTGAACTCGACGAACTCTTACTCGAGCTCGACGGAACCGACAACAAATCCAAGCTGGGTGCCAACGCATTGCTTGGAGTATCCCTTGCTGTTGCTGATGCCGCAGCCGGATACCTGGAAATTCCTTTCTGGCGCTATGTTGGTGGGGTGAATGCCAAAGTTCTGCCCCTTCCGATGATGAATATCATCAACGGTGGTTCACATGCGGATAACAATGTGGACTTCCAGGAATTCATGATTATGCCTGCCGGTGCGTCAAGCCTGAGCGAGGCCGTACGAATGGGCAGCGAGGTGTTTCATCACCTTAAAAAAGTATTGTCTTCCAAAGGATACAATACCGCTGTAGGGGATGAAGGTGGTTTTGCACCAAATCTCAAATCGAATGAAGAGGCGATTGAGGTGATTCTCAAAGCCATCGAAAACGCCGGTTACAAACCGCAGGATGACATGCTGATCGCGCTTGATCCCGCAGCTTCCGAGTTCTATAACAAAGAAACAGGTCTGTATGAACTGAAGTGGAGCAGTGGTCAGAAGATGAGCTCTGACGACCTTGCCGAGTACTGGGCTGGCTGGTGCAGCAAATACCCGATTATTTCCATTGAAGATGGTATGGATGAGTCGGATTGGGAAGGCTGGAAGAAACTCACGGATGCCATCGGCGACAAAGTTCAGCTTGTGGGTGACGACCTTTTCGTAACCAACACTGAAATTCTGGCCAAAGGTATTGAGCTCGGCGTTGCCAACTCCATCCTGATTAAAGTAAACCAGATCGGTACGCTCACGGAAACCCTTGACGCTATCGAAATGGCGCATAAGAACAGCTACACCGCTGTTATCAGTCACCGCTCCGGCGAAACGGAAGATACGACGATTGCTGATCTTGCAGTTGCAACCAATGCCGGACAGATCAAGACCGGTTCTATGAGCCGTACAGATCGTATCGCCAAGTACAATCAGCTGATTCGCATTGAAGAGCAGCTTGGTTCGCAGGCGATTTTCCTCGGCCATGAAGTATTTGGATTCTAA